accaaacattaaaatatttacattgattcagtggtctggaaccatataaatattgagttggccaaaatgttcatttgggtttttctataacatcttagagaaaaacctgaatgaacattttggccagcCCAACAGAAGTTACAAAATGTTTGCATAAATGAATTTTCCTAGGAAGGCAGTTGAGCACTACCAGAAGTTAAGTAGATGAGATCTGGCAGAAATTCACAAACACCTCCTTAATAATGAAGGGTAAGTTCTGAAGGTGAAGGGGAGCTCTGGGAATGAGTTTTGCTGCTGAGTTCAATAGCAATCAAAATGTAGCTAGTCAAATCCTGAAAGTCATCCCATGAAAAAAGCATGAGGGCCAGGGGTGGGTGTGAACACATCAGTTATTTGGCATAGGGGCAGGGATATTTGCTACAAAAAGTGGAGGGCTCTCATAAATcatcacacacacagaagaatctATTTAGGGACAACATTCCTCAcaactcttattttcttcttttctctggctGTCAAAGCATTGAAATGTCTGTTATCTACCCTTCCCCTAACATACTACTTAGCTTCTCATTGCAACTAGGGCAATCTACTGGTCTCCAGGGGTCAAAGAGGTGATGTAGGAGGGATCTGCCCACCCGGCTAGAGAACCAATTGGAATTTCATGGAGAGGGATCAATAAAACTCCAACACTGAGTGACGGGAAAGAgacagcacatgaaaagatgcaatgggagaacaaaattttgaaagcattagttacagaaaaacagaagcaaagagaaagcatatgatatttgttcaGACTACTGTTTAAGAAAACATGACTACCCGAAGTAAGAGCTAGGACACAAGCTATGGTAAGAAAGGAAgtggaaatcaaaagaatgttAGATATAAAGCTtagtagagaaatggaaattatttagTGTATTAAAAACCTGTACTGGAAACAGTAACAAGGAAACTTGACTGCAAAATCATCAAGGTGGAAGAAAATTTGAGTATTTTCCGTTAAGTAGAGAGGAAATgtagagagattaaaaaaaaattatgagaaattataAATGTGGAGGCCAGAGAGTAGAGATTCAGCAATGAAGATAATCATATTTTTGAAGAGCATATCAGAAGAAATGGAACAGAAACAGTAACAAAAGATGTAATAAGAGAAAACTTTTCCCATCAAAACAAAGACTTGGAGTTttagataaaaatgaaagcaaaataaatgtttgGAAAATTTCCTAAAATATACGATTGTCACaacttggaaaagaaataaaaataatactgactGCATTTCATTTTAGGTATTATGTTTTGATCTAGTATGTATTGTTATGTATGAactggagccaaagcaaacattCATTGGTTGGTAACACCTGATGAtgaaaatttcttcatttttaagtatAAACTTTGATTCCCTGTGTAAACTAAAATGAAAGGGGCAACAACAACTGTAATCTTGCTTATCTCAGCATGATTTATGAATAagttaatgaaacaaaaaagtCCTTCTTTTGGTTGTAAAAGCCTTTTACTATTGTAGTTCAGCTCATATATTTTGGATGAGGCTTTAATCCAGAACTTGACAATGAAGTCATTCTTATTAATCTATCAACCAGCTGAGAAGTTGGCAACAGCAAATAAATAGGGGTTTGAGATGCATAACTAACATAATATGCATCCCTTGGGTACTATATGTATCTAATGGAAGAACatcaagatattaaaaagatttGCTCAGTAACACAATTAGAGGGAATTAGCCATATGGGTAACTTTCTTCTTTGTCCTCTATTACTAACAAAGAGGCCTTGGATCATTGTTTAAGTGCTTCTGCTCAATTAGGTTAGTCTGTGAAGAGGTTagaaaatagtataaaaatacTTAGCTTCATTACTCTGGTTAAATTAGGAGTCATTTGGGAAAACTGTCTAAGTACACAGATTTTTTCAAAAGACAGGTTCTTGATGTTTTCAGCTTTCATTTGGTTATGTTGTGGTAAAAATCATCCCCTAATTCTCAGTGTCTTATGTCTAATGTTTGCTTTTCACTTATGTTACATTTGGGCTGTggtgacgcttactccttggaagaaaagttatgaccaacctagacagcatattaaaaagcagagacattactttgccgactaaagtccatctagtcaaggctatggtttttccagtggtcatgtatggatgtgagagttggactgtgaagaaagctgagtgctgaagaattgatgcttttgaactgtggtgttggagaagactgttgagagtcccttggactgcaaggagatccaaccagtccattctgaaggagatcagccctgggatttctttggaaggaatgatgctaatgctgaaactccagtactttggccacctcatgtgaagagttgactcattggaaaagactctgatgctgggagggattgggggcaggaggagaaggggatgaccgaggatgagatggctggatggcatcatggactcgatggacgtgagtctgagtgaactccgggagttggtgatggacagggaggcctggtgtgctgcgattcatggggtcgcgaagagtcggacacgactgagcgacttcactttcacttttcactttcatgcattggagaaggaaatggcaccccactccagtgttcttgcctggagaatcccagggacgggggagcctggtgggctgccgtctatggggtcgcacagagtcgggcacgactgatgtgacttagcagcagcagcagtagggctaggggttttttaaaatgttctctttcaTTCAATTATGTCTAtatcaaattttctttaaatattatttacattatatttcTCATTTCAGGGAATTTCTaccatattcatttttttttcatgaaatattctctcTTCCCCTTCACACCCTACTTTATTTGGTTATGTTTGTTACAGACTGTGTTAAGGTCCATTAAAATCTATCTTCTTTTTAGTTGTATGCTGACTAAGTGTGAAGGCTATGCAAAGTCTGTGGCTTGAACTCCATCACTTTGTGTATAAATTGTACATACTCAATAAATATAGGTTGAATGTATGAAGATTGCAAAGAACAGGGACTGCATACTGATCATTCTGGTACCAAGTAAACTAAAGAAGCTGATCCTTTGTGGCTAAATTGAGTCAGTTTGAGGAAATGTATCACCCTGAATCCTGGGAAAATGGGTTATCCCTTCATTTATGTTCCCAGAACATCCAGTCCATTCTGCTTTATAAAGATTACCATATTAGTTTTTATGACTGTTTTTCTTGAGTCTGCGACTTATTACCTATCTTATATGTCCTCGTATCTATAGTGTCTAGGGACATTTGCCCTACCATATGTGTTCAGTAAATACTTCTGTTTTGAAACTACTTTACTGAGGTATGATTTACAGACAAAAAGCTGTACCTATTCAATGTAGACGAGTTTGGAGATAACTacccaggagaatcccatggaccaaggagcctggtgggctagagtccatagggtcacaaagagtcagacatgactgaagcaacttagcacacgtgcatgcatacATACTTCAAACCATCACCATAACCTATGCCATAaacatgtgaagtgaaagtcgctcagtcgtgcctgactttttgagacccccatggacatacaatccatggaattctccaggccagaatactggagtgggtagcctttcccttctctaggggatcttcccaacccagggattgaacccaggtctcccacattgcaggtggattctttaccagctgagccacaagggaagcccaagaatactggagtgggtagcctatcccttctccagaggatcttaccaacccaggaattgaactggggtctcttgcattgcaggcagattctttacctactgagctatcaggaagcccATCCCATAAACATATCATATGCCAAACCTTCCTTCCACTcacttaatttattattattttttattagtgaTAAGAAGATTTAACATAAGATCTACTCTCTCAGTAAATTTTACACTAGATGATGCAGTACTGTTAACTATAAgctctatgctatacagtagatgtCTAGGACTTATTCGTCTTGCATAACAGAAACTTTGCACCCTATGGCTAATAAATCCTTATTAattcctcctcccagcccctggaaaccatcaTTTGACTCtctgattctatgaatttgactattttaaagtTCTCATATTAGTGTAGTAGTTAATATATTAATGTAGTATTTGTCCTCCTGTGTCTGCCTTctttatttagcataatgtcctccagattaattcatggtgtcacaagtggcaggatttccttcttttgaaagactattgaataatatcccattgcatgtatataccacactgtctttatccatttgtccactgacagatacttaggttgcttccatgtcttggctgttatgACTAATGCTTCCATGAACATGTGAGTGCAAGTACCTCATCAAGATCCTAACTTCAATTTCTTGGGATGaatacctagaagtgggattgctagatcatatggtaagacctatttttcatatttttttgacctctatactgtttttttgtagtggctctaccaatttacattccaatcaACAGTGTTtaagtttctcttttctccacatcctcaccaacacttacaTGTTTTTTTAATAAGAGTCATCCTAATATACATAAGGTGATATTTCACCACactaaatgatttttatttttatttattttttttcagtgtctataatcaactttattttaatataatctaAACACATATCATTTAGAAAATACCAAGAAAAATTTATGTACGAGAGCTGATGCTATTGCATTTGAAAAAAGCTGGCAAGTTCCTGCTACGAGCATATCCCAGGAGATACCACTGAGGAAACCTGATATATTGGAGTAGATGTTGTGGCATTTGGCCCAGTTTGATAGCCCTCAGGGTTAACCTGAAGTTGTCAATGTTTGATACTAGATGTAGAACATCTCGTAAAACCACTTCATTGATTTGCAACAAAATCAAAACCCTGCAATCATTAAGACTTCTTATACATATCTAAATTTTTAAGCAGACTGTCATATTTTAAGTCCAAGTTTCCTGGAATAGTCTGCAGTGCTAATCTTGCAAACAAAATATCAATCTCTATCCCATCAAACAGTTTGATAACTGGTACAAATAAATGCCTCTTCAACAGTTCTTAAATCTTTTACTTCTCCCTGTAATTTCAACTTATCATAGAATGAGGTGAAAAAGTCACTTCAATCAACATGTCTTGTTGCAACACACAATGCATCAATATTGGCAGTTTTTTTGTATATACTCCTAATCTGTAAGATCCAGGTGTAAACATTTTCCCATCAGCATGTTCAATTACAGATTGTGGAAGATTCTTGCATTCACTTATTTCTCGTATCCAGTCTTTTACCAGGTTAATTTTCCCAAAATTAAAATCCTGCACTGAAGTTCCTCTTTCTCTTCAAAAACCCCAAAGGGCTTCAGAGTCTCCACTAGTTTTTGTGTAAGCAGGCAGTTAGTCTCCTTGGGGGCTGCTAAGCGGAAGGGAGAGGTAATGCCATAGTGCTTCTGTCACGGGTGTGTTTGCTGCGATCCCTGCTTTGTACTGGAAACAGCTTTGTCTCGGCCCAGTCATACTCCGCCCCCCTCGCCTGCAATAGCAACCCCCCATACTCTGGGCAGGATCCGCTGTTATGGGAAGGAGGGGCCTTGGCTGCCTCAGCCCTGGTCCAACCTCACTCCTGCTCTGGcctagataattttattttaaaataaaagttttaagtttaaaattttctagctGCATTTTTACTAGAGGCACTATAATGTATCATTTAATCCGGAACACTTAAAAAATTAcacataaaatacacataaaatatagACATCTTAAGTGCATAGGTTGTGAATATTTACATATGGATGGGTGCATCTAAGTAACTGACACCCAGATGAAGGTAAGCTCATCTAATTACGCTGAGACAAGAGGCATAATCAGGACTGATTGCTTCCCTGTGAATAGATTCTTTGGGGCAAGAATATTGTCAGTGATACATTGTATCACGTCAGGAAACACATTTCTGTTTGTACCATGCCTGGTGATGATAAGGTTGAGTATCTGGTTAAGGTGTACATGACCAAATTTCAACTGTTGCCTATAAGATCCATCTTGTCCAATGTAGAGATTTACTTGAGGCATTTTCAAGCAAATTAATTCCATTCAGTgacttagtatttttaaaatgtcccaATCTCATTTGTCCTCTGCTCCCTTAGGGCTGGGCATCTTTGGACAGACAgtcacttctgcttctgtttcccaTCAGTTCACaggctttcttttttcatgtaacCTTGTAAGCAGGCTGTGCACCCTGGAAGCAGGAAGCATGGAGAGAGTGGAGCGGCCCAGAGTTCAGCTGTCTAGTCACCGTGGAGTTGATTATAGTCACTTCTCTATCATTAATTATAATCATAGCTGTACCCTTTTACTGGTATTATGATCTCACTGCAGACTTTTTGTTAATACTTTATTCCACAGGTCTCTTGTGATCCTACTGACTCCGTCTTCACGGCCCTGGCTGTCATTCTGCTCCAGGAGGCAAACACAGCTTCTGAGTCGAGGGCAGAAGTTGATACAACTGCCTCAAGAGGCGGAGGAGCTCCCTCAAGGGCAGGTGGCCCCCGTGCAAGAGGAGCAGCCCCATCAGAAGATGTTTTCTCAACAGAGCATTCCAGTGGTAGTTCCCCCTTTTCTATCTTTATCCTTTTCGATAGTGACAGGATCCTGGCCTCCTGTGTTGTGGCAGGAATGTTTTTTTGATGAGGGTAAGCATATTCACAGAGTCGTTTATATCCATCTAGTTTCGGgcctttggtgctcagttttaaCTGCTGGCACCAAGCACGAATGACATCCCTGTGGACCAGGTTGACAGGCGGCAGGACTTCAGGTAGAGGGGGGATGGGGATCCGCGTCGGTGTCTTCAGAGGTTTCACACCGGCACAGCGTTGTGATGTGTCTCCTGGACCGCAAGCTGTGCTAttttttgtatctctttttcttttggtcccctgtgctgagttttttgctttctctgcttCACCAGAAGTTCCCTGTCCCTCTTCAGCTTCTACTGATGTAAGTTTGCAACTCGTATGTTCTTCAGATTTCTCTTTGGAGTTGTTCTTCCATCAGGTATTGTTCCACAGGACAACGCtccttttctttcaattttcagATGCAGAAGTTGAGGCTCAGAGGTTACATAACTCCTTGTTTGTGCTCTCCATGCtcagaaagataaaatgaagaCTCTCCTGACTTCtcctaaatgatttttaaaggaatGAACAGATTGAACTGTGAAAAGACTGTGGAAAATGGAGGCAGTGTTACAGCAAAGTAGAAAGGATCCTGGGATGGTTAAGATTTGTTTGTCTTCTTCTATAAATTAGTAATAGGACCTTTTATAAGTCACCTCCATTTTTCTCTGTTGCATTTGGatgagatgatttttaaaagttcctgtCAACTTTGACAATCTGGAATCCTAACAATGGGTTTAACATCACTGGATATTAAGATGGACCCTGGGCTTAGGCttagatttttctatttattttttaagcttttctttcCTACAGCAGTATTTCCCCCTGTCTTAGGACCCAAACATTCCATCTGTCCAACATGTAGCAAATGAAGTTGATATTTTACGCTGGGAATAGCAAAATGCTCTGATATGTAGTTCTCAAATATTGAAGGAGTGTGGCCAAGGGAAAGCAAGCATACAAACACTTAGTGGAGACAGTCCGCAAAATCCTATCAGTTCTTTAGGGAAGCAGTGTAGAAAGGCAACACACTCTTCCCCCAGTTACAGGAAAGTGCATTTTTCCAGTTGCAGGCAAACTTAAAATACAACTTCTATTGTCAAATGTAACTTTCATGAGTATCCACATATCACAAAGAATCAACACTCTCTCAAGGTAAAATGCAATGTGTAATAAGCTCTCATATTAGCAAATATCATTTTCCCCTCACTGAAATGTCAAGGATAAATGTGCTAAAGTTTTCCACAATCCAGATGTCCTTGAAAACCTCGGCTATGGCTGACTGCAGAGAGGCAACCAATGCAAAGCAAACAATGGCTGAAGTTCATAATATTGTTGAAAGCATCCTAAACTTAAATCATTCCAGTTTCAGTAAAATTTTCCTCAATCAAATTATGTGTTTTTCCAGTAATTCTTTCCCTGAATcaagagaggaaataaaatcGTCCTTGATGTTCAGGTCACTGGTGAGAATGTTATGCTCTTCAGGCTCAAACTGGTCTTCCATTAAATTAGACCAAGTCCCCAAGATAATTTCTGCTAGAAccacattttgaaatttaaaaaaggcaATGCAAGTTTTTGATAACATATCGCATAGGTGATAAATAGATGCTACTTTTCTATGCAATAAAATAcaacatcttttttttaagaatacgAAATTGGCGTTAAGATGAGGCAGAGCGGATTTGAAAAGGTTTAGTTAGTAAATGTTAGAAATtggcttaatatttaaaataacttacTGCAATATTCTtccataaatttatatttaaatatgtaaatacaatTGAAGAATAGGATCAGATGTTGGCATTTGTGTGCTTCTATCTATCATGCTTTCTATTGCTGTTCTCTGTATGtcccatgtgtgtgtatgcacacacacctgCAATCATTCCTTCAGTATATCATTCTATGACACAGCttctttcatgtctttttaaaaaaatatttctttctttgagtATGTATATTTGGCTCTATTTCCcagagattttcttcttttttcctgcctCCAACTCCTATCTTTCTTCCTTATTTGGTCATAATATAAATCATGTAAACTATGGCCTAGGGCCTTAATCCAGTCCACTGCCTGcttttgtgaataaggttttaTTGGAGCCTGGCCATTCCTGATGTGTTTATGTATTATCTAGATGTGCTTTTGCACTCCAGAGACAGAGCTGAATGTTTGCAGCAGATGCAATAAGATATGGCCTGTAAAACTGGAAATATTTACCATgtagtcctttacagaaaaaagtaATGACTCCTGATATAGGTGATAAGAATACCTTTCAAGAGTGTCTGTTATTGGAGATGTAATGAAGGGATGTGAGCAACAGGGAAGTTTCCAAAGAAAAGCCCCCTTACAGTATTTCCTAAAAGGAAGCACTGTTTTTGTGTATTGAAAGAGGTTGCCTTAAGCAACTCCTTTTAAGTTCCTGGTAAGATATATCTGAGAGTTGTACTCATTCTTATAAGAAGAAATTTATTCCATCAATTAAATTGCAAGCTGTGTGAGAGCTGGAATCCTTGTTACTGTTGTTATTTCCCACTGGCTCAAGCAACCACTTGGGCAGTTGTATCATTGTTACAAAGAGCTAAGAAGAGCTCCTGCCTTGTTCCCTGTACCTTTGAGGGCCTGCTTTAGTCCTCTACTACGACCCTGCCAAGTGTGAGCAGTCCACTTGGAACTCAAGTCTTTCTCAACTCATTCTAGACCACGCTTCAGCTTCCaaggtgtgtgtgttggttgctcagtcgtgtccaactcttttaacCCATGGActtgttgcccgccaggctcctctatccatgggattttccaggcaacaatactggagtgagttactatttccttcttcatCCAAGGTGTATATGGGTTTTTTAATTGGTTATATGCATTTTAGGGTGGAAATGCTGCTGGTATGTGCACCCCTGGGTCTGAGAATTAGCTAAGAAGTGGCTGTTTGCAGAGGAGTTAGGTAGATGGAGGATGGAGATTGGACATGTGGGTTGAGTGTTCACGTGACTATGTGACCCCTTTTGAAACAGAGCCAAGGtgaggagagggaaaggaggtTGGGCTGGAGACCAGTCATTTCTTTACTGTACACAGTATGAGGACAgaacatacattatttttctgcTAGCTTAATTTACAGCTTTCTCTGGAAACTGCAAACTTTAGATATGGCTTAGCCTATCAGATTGCCTTATTTAATAAAGGGAGTTAAAGTAACTTGGATTGATTTACAATTTGAAACTGTGGAATGTTCTAAAAGTATTGtactatatttattatataattttatatagaaCTTAGAAGTCTTCCTAGTTGCTGCAAAGTATTGTACTTATTACATAAATgtatcaatatataatatataacacattgtaaatcaaaataACTGTGATGGTTAGCACACTTAATCTTTCCTTAAAATTAATaacaatgtatatttaaaatgtcatcagAAATACTTCAACCACCTTGGTGCCTAGCTCCGTTGCCCAAAAAACTACCAAGAGATTTTCCTTCAGTTATATGGCAACTGGCATTAGCTGAAATGTTCTCCTGTTTATTCATTACATTTGTTGGCACTGGCTTCGCATGACTGTACCTATATTCAGTTGCTTCTCTGACTAAGCAGTTGCTATAGTTggacttttttttctcctggggAGAGATAAAAGGTGTTTGGAGGCCCTTCCTGGGAAAATATGACCCTAAAATACTCCAAGGTAGAAGCTTGATTTCCAGAGGCCAAACAATATTCTACACCTATGTACAGCCATACACGGAGTTCTCCCAGATATGAGCCTAAGGAAATTTCAAAGGCTTTCCCACATATCTACTATTGCTGAGGGAAAATCAAGATCATTTTGTGCTAGAAGATTGTTTTCTAATTGTCTGAAACATACACTTGTAACTACTTGTGATCGTAAGTGTTTATCTCTCTGCTACTTTTGACAACACTTCACCTTTGGTGAATAACTTGTAGAGTACATAGGACTTTCCTCCTGAAGTCTAACATATGACCACTGTGGCACAGGGTACACATAGAAGTCCAAAGTTTCATGAATATGTTATTTGATTCTTCTTCAAAGTGGAACTTAAGCACCTCAGCAAGCttgtaaaaagaaacatttatagagaaagcaatgctctttatgtaaaatttttttgTGGTAATGTTGCCCAGGTGGATCCAAAGAGATAATGCACCTTCTGAAGGGTCCAACTTACTACTAGTGAGGTGCTCAGGAACTGGGGAGTAAAGAGCCCAATATTAGCCAGCCCAATTAAGTCAGCATATCCACAGCAAAGCATACATGCTTGCTTATGTAACTCCTGTAATGCCTATGAGTCCTTCTGTTCAGAGAATTCACAGCTTAGAGGATGAAGAGAATGACTTACATCTTAGCTATTTGGTTTTCAAGCTTTATTCTTAAAATACCCATTTCTTTAGTCCTGACAAAATAGCTGCACTAGATAGCATGTACAAATCTCATCTTTCAGATGTGGAATAATTTGCAAATTAGGCTTCTGTTTCTTGCTCTATGATTGAACATAATGGCTATCATCCCAACTGTTGTTGATATAGTGTTGACAGCATGAAAAAAAGTCCTagggtaaataaaaattaattaataattaatttaaaagccCACCTCCTGCATTATTCAAAGTGGGGCCACTGTCTTGATTTTTTGCTACTTTCCATGGAAAAGTTGTTGCACATTTAAATTGGAACACACTGCATAAAGAAGTCCTGAAGTcataggaaaataataaaatactaaacctaactaaaagtaataaaaaacgGTTCTTCATGAAGAGAGGAATAGTGGGACCTAGTTGAACTTAACACGACAGTGGAAGGGATATAattggtatattttaaaaaatttttttgtttttgaacttgaaactatattatatattcaaaAACTAAATTCAAAAATTATACAAAGAAAAGAAGTTGATCCTcttcaaaaacatgaaaaatctcaaataacctAACCTAATActtaaaggaattagaaaaataagaacaaagttaGGTACAAGCAGGAGGAAGAAAATAGTAaagatcacagaagaaataagtcaaatagaattattttttaatagaaaaaaatcaataaaatcaagagctggttctttgaaagggtaaATGAAATTGACAAACTTCTGGCTAGGCTCACCAAGAAGAGAGAGGacccaaaaatacaaaataagaaattaaaaaggaaaaataacaactgataatttagaaatgcaaaaaaagagaaaaactgtaaGAGAATACTAGCaataattatatgccaacaaattatacaacctagaagaaatggacaaatttctagaaacatacagcccACTAAAACTGAATCAAAAAGAAGTAGATAATTTGAATAAACTGATCAGTAGATGAGTcttccatgtggctcagctggtaaagaatctgcctgcaatgcagcagacctgggtttgattcctgggttagaaagatcccctggagaagggaatggctacccactccagtattctagcctggaaaattccacagactacagtccatggggtcacaaagagtcagatcagTCAATGTGAAATAGAATCAAAAATTCCctacaaacaaaagcccaggaccagatggtatcagaggggaattctaccaaacatacaaaaaagaacttacaCTAATTCTTCTCAAAACTGAAGAGGAGGGGATACTCCCAAAGATATTCTATGAagccatcatcaccctgataccaaaactggACACCACcaccaataacaacaaaaaattacaggccaatgtcTTTGATgactatagatgcaaaaattctcaacaatatATTAGGGTaccaaatccaacaacacataaaaaagacCACATACCACAACCAAATGTGATTCAACTGAGGGCCACAAGCATGGCTCAActatgcaaatcaatgtgatacaccaaatcaacaaaagacaaaaaccacacaGTCTTCTCCATAGGtgcaaaaaaagcatttgacaaaattaaacatccatttggaatgtgaagtcaagtgggccttagaaagcatcactatgaacaaagctagtggaggggatagaattccagttgagctattttaaatcctgggagtgatgctgtgaaagtgctgcactcaatatgccagcaaatttggaaaactcagcagtggccacaggactgggaaaggtcagttttcattccaatcccaaagaaaggcaatgccaaagaatgctcaaactacttcacaactgcactcatctcacacgctagtaaagtcatgctcaaaattctccaagccaagcttcagcaatacgtgaactgtgaacttccagatgttcaagatggttttagaaaaggcagaggaaccagaaaccaaatttccaacatctgctggatcacggaaaaaggaagagagttccagaaaaacatctatttctgctttattgactatgtgaaagcctttg
This Budorcas taxicolor isolate Tak-1 chromosome X, Takin1.1, whole genome shotgun sequence DNA region includes the following protein-coding sequences:
- the LOC128069628 gene encoding developmental pluripotency-associated protein 4-like, with product MDVGMSVVKIITPMITQLVSSGTNNSKEKSEEHTSCKLTSVEAEEGQGTSGEAEKAKNSAQGTKRKRDTKNSTACGPGDTSQRCAGVKPLKTPTRIPIPPLPEVLPPVNLVHRDVIRAWCQQLKLSTKGPKLDGYKRLCEYAYPHQKNIPATTQEARILSLSKRIKIEKGELPLECSVEKTSSDGAAPLARGPPALEGAPPPLEAVVSTSALDSEAVFASWSRMTARAVKTESVGSQETCGIKY